One Eurosta solidaginis isolate ZX-2024a chromosome 5, ASM4086904v1, whole genome shotgun sequence DNA segment encodes these proteins:
- the Fadd gene encoding fas-associated death domain protein, with protein sequence MENVTQYWSYDLIKDIASREPPSSDFINELKSMFIKDIGSPRRYECIRTMADLIDCLERRDSINEQNVEPLRLLDSKELNEAIDNYTSRNALKEEESNKNQYHYIQMANEMHSKLSISDNNAPTMQNGNYRNKNAFRIESIATTRTSSNDNTNPTANAPANSSYSAFALPEQKRAAIYKMLSLHLGTHWRSFGRELDIREGALDEIELQYPRELSTRVYKVMKTFEEDDCHDPKMDLRIIKEALERARRKDLRRKVDDIMSH encoded by the exons ATGGAAAATGTCACACAATACTGGTCCTATGACTTGATAAAAGACATCGCATCGCGGGAACCGCCGTCATCGGATTTCATCAATGAACTCAAATCCATGTTTATAAAAGACATTGGTTCACCACGTCGCTATGAATGTATACGTACAATGGCCGATTTAATTGATTGCCTTGAAAGGCGAGATTCCATCAATGAACAAAATGTAGAGCCGCTGCGCCTTCTGGATAGTAAAGAACTCAACGAAGCTATCGACAACTATACTTCACGAAAT GCATTGAAAGAGGAAGAAAGCAACAAAAACCAATATCACTATATACAAATGGCCAATGAAATGCATAGTAAGCTTTCAATTAGTGATAACAACGCGCCAACGATGCAAAATGGCAATTATCGTAATAAAAATGCTTTTCGAATAGAGTCTATTGCTACTACAAGAACTTCTAGCAATGATAACACAAACCCAACAGCTAATGCGCCTGCCAACTCTAGCTATTCTGCATTTGCTTTACCTGAACAAAAACGTGCTGCTATTTATAAAATGCTATCACTACACTTAGGTACTCATTGGCGTTCATTTGGTCGTGAATTAGATATACGCGAAGGTGCATTAGATGAAATAGAGTTACAGTATCCACGTGAGTTAAGTACACGAGTTTATAAAGTAATGAAAACATTCGAAGAGGATGATTGTCATGATCCCAAAATGGATTTGCGTATAATAAAAGAAGCATTGGAGCGTGCACGACGCAAAGACCTACGGCGAAAAGTCGATGATATAATGTCACATTAG